In one Dermacentor albipictus isolate Rhodes 1998 colony chromosome 4, USDA_Dalb.pri_finalv2, whole genome shotgun sequence genomic region, the following are encoded:
- the LOC135902487 gene encoding uncharacterized protein isoform X3 gives MATMATTAISLVLLLLLNIEGYFYGAYQMLHYLSFSYLLNGGLFILHGLMGDMEPTKKYLVTYYGSGALMFLVSGFITLSYRHDSTATMAIMILAIIQGVLMAVLAIFVKML, from the exons ATGGCAACGATGGCAACAACA GCGATATCCCTGGTGCTCTTGCTACTCCTGAACATTGAGGGCTACTTCTACGGCGCATACCAGATGCTGCACTACCTGAGCTTCTCCTACCTGCTCAACGGAGGCTTGTTTATACTCCACGGTCTCATGGGTGACATGGAGCCCACGAAGAAGTAT CTTGTGACCTACTACGGAAGCGGAGCGCTGATGTTCCTGGTCAGTGGTTTCATCACTCTGTCATATCGACACGACAGCACCGCCACCATGGCCATCATG attctcGCTATCATCCAGGGAGTCCTAATGGCCGTACTGGCGATCTTTGTGAAAATGCTGTAG
- the LOC135902487 gene encoding uncharacterized protein isoform X2, which translates to MGKGCSGNGYLQTKRAMATMATTAISLVLLLLLNIEGYFYGAYQMLHYLSFSYLLNGGLFILHGLMGDMEPTKKYLVTYYGSGALMFLVSGFITLSYRHDSTATMAIMILAIIQGVLMAVLAIFVKML; encoded by the exons GGATGCTCAGGAAACGGATACTTGCAGACGAAGAGAGCAATGGCAACGATGGCAACAACA GCGATATCCCTGGTGCTCTTGCTACTCCTGAACATTGAGGGCTACTTCTACGGCGCATACCAGATGCTGCACTACCTGAGCTTCTCCTACCTGCTCAACGGAGGCTTGTTTATACTCCACGGTCTCATGGGTGACATGGAGCCCACGAAGAAGTAT CTTGTGACCTACTACGGAAGCGGAGCGCTGATGTTCCTGGTCAGTGGTTTCATCACTCTGTCATATCGACACGACAGCACCGCCACCATGGCCATCATG attctcGCTATCATCCAGGGAGTCCTAATGGCCGTACTGGCGATCTTTGTGAAAATGCTGTAG